Proteins co-encoded in one Streptomyces sp. NBC_01283 genomic window:
- a CDS encoding phosphatase PAP2 family protein translates to MPQIDAPATGGIRTLRLRWWTELPLLVLVYAAYSAGRLLARGDVSGAVDNGLEILRVEKLLRLNAEHPLNRLFTEHSWIGVPADFWYASLHYLVTPLVLVWLFRSRAVHYRAARAWLMTSTMIGLIGFTLLPTCPPRLLSEGYGFVDTMAQYSDFGWWGGEASAPRGLGGMTNQYAAMPSLHVGWALWCGVMLWRHGRSPLVKTLAVAYPLITTIVVMGTANHYFLDAVAGAAVMGVGLLLVRPVQRLADRVKAKAGLPFDGARPSAGVRAGSRQTSLAGSPSASSAPESSIVSAGCQTSAGERIPRPRKRPAEPGAEPSARPAEAGDSTPTAAR, encoded by the coding sequence ATGCCGCAGATCGACGCTCCGGCCACCGGGGGCATACGCACGCTCCGGCTTCGCTGGTGGACGGAGTTGCCGCTGCTCGTGCTGGTGTACGCCGCGTACTCGGCGGGACGCCTGCTGGCCCGCGGTGACGTGTCCGGCGCCGTCGACAACGGACTGGAGATCCTCCGCGTCGAGAAGCTCCTGCGCCTCAACGCCGAGCACCCGCTGAACCGCCTCTTCACGGAACATTCCTGGATAGGCGTCCCGGCCGACTTCTGGTACGCGTCGCTCCACTACCTGGTGACGCCCCTGGTCCTCGTCTGGCTCTTCCGCAGCCGGGCGGTCCACTACCGCGCGGCACGCGCGTGGCTGATGACCTCGACCATGATCGGCCTGATCGGCTTCACGCTCCTGCCGACCTGCCCGCCGCGTCTGCTGAGCGAGGGGTACGGCTTCGTCGACACCATGGCGCAGTACAGCGACTTCGGCTGGTGGGGCGGCGAGGCGAGTGCGCCGCGCGGGCTCGGCGGCATGACCAACCAGTACGCGGCGATGCCCAGCCTGCATGTCGGGTGGGCGCTGTGGTGCGGGGTCATGCTGTGGCGCCACGGCCGTTCACCGCTGGTCAAGACGCTGGCGGTGGCCTACCCCCTGATCACCACGATCGTCGTGATGGGCACCGCGAACCACTACTTCCTCGACGCTGTCGCGGGTGCCGCGGTGATGGGCGTCGGACTGCTCCTCGTACGGCCCGTGCAGCGGCTCGCGGACCGGGTGAAGGCGAAGGCCGGACTGCCGTTCGACGGCGCGCGGCCTTCGGCGGGGGTGCGGGCCGGGTCGCGGCAGACGTCCCTGGCGGGCTCGCCGTCCGCCTCGTCCGCACCAGAGTCCTCAATTGTCAGTGCTGGATGCCAGACTTCGGCGGGTGAGCGAATTCCCCGGCCGCGCAAGCGGCCTGCCGAGCCAGGCGCCGAGCCCAGTGCCCGACCCGCCGAAGCGGGGGACAGCACTCCGACAGCGGCTCGCTGA